From Bradyrhizobium sp. 4:
ACTCGCCGCCGTCCGTCAGGGCGCCCGCGAAGGGACGCTGCTGGATGTGGCAACGGAGCAGATCTTCATCGGGCTGTTCCTGCGCAACCTGTCGCAGAACCTGGTGGTGGAAGAAAACAATCTGCGGCTGGAGTTCAAGGCGACCAGCCGGTTTGCCGAGTACACCATCAAGGAGCCCGAACGCATCCGCGCGATCGAGCAGTCGAACAGCACCGCGCTGGTCGACAACCAGTATGTCGCCAAGATCTATCGCCAGCTCGAAGCCGGCATCAATCCCGAGATCGAGATCGGCTCCTACCTCACCGAAATCGCCCGCTTTGCCAACACGCCGGCACTGCTCGGCAGCGTCGAGCTGGTCGAAGACGACCGTCGCAGCGCAGTCGGCGTGCTGCACGCCTATGTCGAGAACCAGGGCGACGGCTGGGGCGTCACCGCGGGCTATCTCGACCGCTATATCGACGAGCAGCGGGTGCTGCCACCGGGCGAGATGCCCCGCGAGACCCAGGAGCAGGCGCCCTATCTGCACTTCATTACGCAGATCGGCCGGCGGCTCGCCGAGTTGCATGTGGCTCTGGCCGCCGCAAAGCCAGGCGATCTCGCGCCGGAGCCGATTGGCTCCGCACAAATCAAGCGCTGGTCATCGGAGCTCAAGGCACGGGCCGAGCGGGTTTTCGAGCGGCTGGCCGCCAGCACCAACGGCCTGCGGGAGGCAGATCGGCCGCTGATCAATCAGCTCGCCGCGGACCGCGCGTCCCTGTCCGGTCGGCTCGACGCGCTTTTACCTTCCGAGATCGGCGGGTTGAACATCCGTCATCATGGCGACTTCCGCCTCGGGCAAACTCTGATCGTGAAGGACGATATCTTCATCATCGACTTCGACGGAGATCCGCGTTTGCCGCTGGCCGACAAGCGGCGCAAGCTGCCTGCGGCGCGCGACGTTGCCGGCCTGATCCGCTCGATTGATCTTTCGGTTAACGCGGCGCTCCACCGCGCGCTCACCGGTGCTTCCGACGAACAGGGCCGGCTTACGGCTGCGCTGGACGAATGGCGCGAGCGCACCACCGCGACGTTCCTCACCGCCTACCGCGAAGCCATGACCGATCGGCGACTGTGGCCGGAGGATCCGCAATCCGCGGCAGGCCTGTTAAGGTTTTTCCTGCTTGATCAAGCGTTCGAGGAAGTAGAGTACGAGCTGTCCCACCGGCCTGAAGGGCTCCATGCGCCGCTGTCCGGACTGCTTCGCATTCTGTCCAGTATCGAGAGCGAAGCCCATGCCTAAACTCCCTGCCGAAGCCTATGCAATCATCGAGGGTCGCCACTCCGATCCGTTCCACTATCTCGGGCTGCATCCCGAGGGCGATAAGAGCGTGGTGCGCGCGTTTCTTCCTGATGCCTCCAACGTCGAGGCGGTGGGCGAGCACGGCGAGGTGGCGAAGCTAGATCGCGTTCATGATTCCGGCCTGTTCATCGGGGCTCTGCCGAACGGCGCGAAGCACTACCAGCTTCGCGCGAAGTTCGGCGACAACGTCATCGAATTCGAGGACACCTATCGCTTTCCACCGATCCTGACCGATTTCGACCTCTATCTGCTCGGCGAAGGCACCCACCAGCGCCTTTACGACAAGCTCGGCGCGCATCCGATGCGGCTCGAAGGCATCGATGGCATCGGCTTCGTGGTGCTGGCGCCCAACGCCCGGCGCGTCTCCGTGGTCGGCGACTTCAACTTCTGGGACGGGCGCCGCCATCCGATGCGGGTGCGCGGCGCGGGCTATTGGGAATTGTTCATCCCGCACGCCAAGGCCGGCGATCACTACAAGTTCGAAATTATCGGACCGCATGGCCATCTGCTTCCGCTGAAGTCCGATCCGATGGCCTTTGCAAGCGAGGTGCGGCCGAAGACCGCTTCCATCGTGTTCGACGAAGCACATCTGCCGCGGCCGCGGCCGGCGCCCGACGGCATCAACGCATTGTCTGCGCCGATGTCGATCTACGAGGTCCATCTCGGCTCATGGCGGCGCAAGAACGGCAATGAATGGCTGACCTATCGCGAGCTGGCCGAGCAGCTGCCGGCCTACGCCCGCGACATGGGCTTCACCCATCTCGAATTCCTCCCCGTGAGCGAGCATCCTTTCGACGGCTCGTGGGGCTATCAGCCGACCGGGCTGTATGCGCCGACGAGCCGCTTCGGCACGCCGGAGGATTTTGCCGCGCTGGTCGATGCCTGCCACCGCGAGGGCGTCGGCGTGCTGCTCGACTGGGTGCCCGGCCACTTCCCGGACGATCCGCACGGGCTCGGCAGCTTTGACGGCACAGCGCTGTACGAGCACGCCAACCCGCTCCAGGGCCGTCATCTCGATTGGGGCACGCTGATCTACAATTACGGCCGCACCGAAGTGACGAACTTCCTGGTGTCGAACGCGCTGTTCTGGCTCGAGCGCTACGCGATCGACGGACTGCGCGTCGATGCGGTCGCGTCCATGCTCTACCTCGACTACAGCCGTCCGCCCGGCGCGTGGATTCCGAACCAGCATGGCGGCCGGGAGAACATCGAGGCGATCGCGTTCCTGCGCCGCTTCAACACCGAACTGTTCGCGCGTTTCCCGCAGGCGACCACGGCCGCCGAAGAGTCCACCGCCTGGCCGCAGGTCTCGCGTCCGGTCGAATTCGGCGGGCTCGGCTTCGGCTACAAGTGGAACATGGGCTGGATGCACGACACGCTGAACTACATCAGCAAGGACCCGATCCACCGCAAGCATCATCACGGCGACATCCTGTTCGGCCTGCACTACGCCTTCTCGGAGAACTTCGTCCTGCCGCTGTCGCATGACGAGGTGGTGCACGGCAAGCGCTCGATCCTCGGGCGCATGCCCGGCGACGAATGGCAGCGTTTCGCGAATTTGCGCGCTTATTACAGCTTCATGTTCGGCCATCCCGGCAAGAAGCTGCTGTTCATGGGCGCCGAGATCGCGCAAAGCCGCGAATGGAATCACGACCAGTCGCTCGACTGGCACTTGCTCGAGTACAAGCCCCATTCAGGCATCCAGGCGCTGATCCGCGATCTCAACCGGCTCTATCGCGCGGTGCCCGCGCTGCACCAGATGGACTGCGAGCAGGCCGGCTTCGAATGGCTGATCACCGACGATGCCAACCGCAACGTGTTCGCATGGCTGCGCAAGGGATTTGACGAGCACGCCCGGTGCATGGTGATCGTCAATTTCTCACCCAACGTCCATCGCAACTACCGGGTTCGCGCGCCGCTCGGCGGCAAGTGGAAGGAAGTGTTCAACTCGGACTCCGCCCATTACGGCGGCAGCAATGTCGGCAACATCGGCGAAGTCCACGCCGTCAATGGCGAGCTCCGCCTCACCATTCCGCCGCTCGCCGCGATCTTCCTCGTTCCGGAAAGCTGAACGATGCGCCTGACTGCTGGATCGCCCGCACGCCTCGGCGCAAGCTGGGACGGACGCGGCACCAATTTCGCGCTGTTCTCCGCCAACGCGCAGAAGGTCGAGCTGTGCCTCTTCGACATGCAGGGCCGCCGCGAGCTCGAGCGCGTCGAGCTGCCGGAGCGCACCGAGGATGTCTGGCACGGCTATCTCAATGACGTCTCGCCCGGCCAGCTCTACGGCTACCGCGTGCATGGCCCCTACGAGCCCGAGCACGGCCACCGCTTCAACGCCAACAAGCTGCTGCTCGACCCCTATGCCAAGCGGCTTTCCGGGCGGCTGGTCTGGAGCGACGCGCATTTCGCCTATCGCACCGGAAGCCCGCGCGAGGACCTGTCGTTCGACCGGCGCGACAACGCGCGCGGCATGCCGAAGGCCGTCGTCGTCGACGAGACCTTCAACTGGGGCCGCCGCGAGATCCGGCCCAACATTCCCTGGGAAGACACCATCATCTACGAGGCCCACGTCAAGGGGCTGACGCAGAAACGCGACGACGTACCGCCTAACCTGCGCGGCACTTACGGCGGGTTGTCGTCGCCGGCGATGATCGAGCATCTGAAGAAGCTCGGCGTCACCACGGTCGAGCTCCTGCCGGTCCACGCCTTCATCGACGACCGCATCCTGGTGGAGAAGAAGCTCGCCAATTACTGGGGCTACAACACCTTGTCCTTCTTCGCGCCCGAGGCGCGTTATGCCCAGGACAACGCCCTCGATTCCTTTCGCACCACGGTCGCGCGCCTGCACGATGCCGGCATCGAGGTGATGCTCGACGTCGTCTACAACCACACCGCCGAGGGCAATCACCTCGGCCCGACGCTGTGCTACCGTGGCATCGACAACGCGTCTTATTACTGGCTGAACCGCGAGAACCCGCGCTATTACGACGACTTCACCGGCTGCGGCTCGTCGGTGAACCTCACCCATCCGCGCGTGCTGCAGATGGTGATGGATTCCCTGCGCTACTGGGTCGAGGTCTGCCACGTCGACGGCTTCCGTTTCGACCTCGCCACCACGCTGGCGCGCGGGCCGAACGGCTATGATCGCGGCAGCTCGTTCCTGACCGCGATCCGCCAGGACCCGGTGCTGGCGAGCGTCAAGCTCGTCGCCGAACCCTGGGACCTCGGCCTCGGCGGCTATCAGGTCGGCGCATTTCCCTCGCAATGGTCGGAGTGGAACGACCGTTACCGCAGCGCCATGCGCCGCTACTGGAGCGGCGAAGGCAGCCTGATCGGCGACATCTCCAGCCGCATGACGGCGTCCTCCGACCTGTTCAACCATGATGGACGGCGGCCGCGCGCCAGCGTCAACCACATCACCGTGCACGACGGTTTCACCCTCGCCGATCTCTTCAGCTACAACGAGAAGCACAACGAGGCCAATGGCGAGGACAATCGCGACGGCTCCAACGACAACCACAGCAACAATTGCGGTGTCGAGGGCCCGACCGACGATCCCCAAATCGTCAGCTTGCGCCGGCAGCTTCGCAAGAACGTGCTGGCTTGCCTCATGCTGGCGCAAGGCATTCCGCTGATCCTCGCAGGCGACGAGGTCGGGAATTCGCAATCAGGCAACAACAACGCCTATTGCCAGGACAACGAGGTTGGCTGGGTCGGCTGGGACAATCTCGGCAAGGACGGCGACGACATGGTGGATTTCGTCGCCGAGCTCGCCGATATCCGCCGTCGGTTCTCGCAGCTTCGCAGCCATCGCTGGCTCGACGGCCGCCCCAAGGACGGCATCTCCTACGGCGCGCTGTGGCTGACGCCGGCCGGCGACGAAATGACGGAAAGCGACTGGAAATTCCCGGAAGGGCGGTTCCTCTCCTATGTGATGGGGCCGATGGAACCCGGCAGCGCCGCGATCTTTATCGTACTCAACGCAGCCCCCGAAGAGATCGCATTCAAATTGCCAAAAATGACCGAATACAAGAGGTGGCAGCAAATCCTGAACACGACCGACGCCAAGCTGAACACGGTCGACTTCCAGCCCGGAAGCGACAGCAAGGCGCCGCCGCGCTCCGTGCTCGCTTTCGCGGGGGCGCTATGAGGCCATCCTTCGGGGCGAGGCCGACGAAGGACGGCGTGTCGTTCCGGCTGTGGGCGCCTGCGGCGCGCCGTGTCGATCTCCTGCTCGACAGACGACACGCGATGCAGCGCCGGCAGGATGGCTGGTATGTCGCCGAGATTGCCAATCTGCCCGTCGGCAGCAACTACAAATTCAGGATCGACGACGAGATCGACGTGCCCGATCCGGCGTCTGCATTCCAGCCCGACGACGTGTTCGGCCCGAGCGAGGTGATCGATCATGACGCCTTCGCCTGGCACGCATCCGATTGGCGCGGCCGTCCCTGGGAGGAGACGGTGCTGATCGAGACGCATGTCGGCACCTTCACCGCGGAAGGCACCTATCGCGCCATGATCGACAAGCTCGATCATCTCGTCGCGACCGGCATCACCGCGGTCGAGCTGATGCCGCTGGCCGACTTCGCCGGTCGCCGCGGCTGGGGTTATGATGGCGTGCTGTGGTACGCGCCCGACAGCGCCTATGGTCATCCCGATGATTTGAAGAGGCTGATCGACGAAGCCCATCTGCGCGGGCTGATGATGTTCCTCGACGTCGTCTATAATCATTTCGGGCCCGAGGGAAATTACCTCGGCCGCTACGCGCCGACCTTCTTCACCGACGCGCATACGCCATGGGGCAGTGCGATCGATTATCGCGTGCCGCAGGTTCGCGCTTTTGCCGTCGAGAACGCGCTGTCGTGGCTCAGCGACTATCGCTTCGACGGCCTGAGGCTGGATGCCGCCAACCACATCATGGCGATCCCCGGCGAGCAATCGATGCTGCAGGACCTCAGCGTCGCCGCGGGCGAGCTTGCCAAGGCGACGGGGCGGCACATCCATCTCGTGCTGGAGAACGGCGACAACCGCGCGAGCCTGCTCGACGCGGCGCAGGAGCCACCGAACGGCAAATATCGCGCCCAGTGGAACGACGACTACCACCACGTCTGGCACGTGATGCTGACGGGAGAGCTCGCCGGCTATTACGCGGACTATCAAACGCCGCGGCTCGATCTCGCACGCGCGCTCGCCTCCGGCTTCATCTATCAGGGCGAGATCTCGGAATTCTGGGGCAAGCAGCCGCGCGGCGAGAAAAGCGACGAGCTGCCGCCGGCAACCTTCGTCAACTTCCTGCAAAACCACGACCAGATCGGCAACCGGCCGCTCGGTGACCGGCTCGAAAGCCTGGCATCGCCCAAGCAGATCGAAGCAGCACTCGCGGTGACCCTGCTGGCGCCGATGGTGCCGATGCTGTTTCAGGGCGAGGAGTGGGGCTCCACCGTGCCCTTCCCGTTCTTCTGCGACTTCCAGGGCGGACTGGCTGATGCCGTCCGCAAGGGGCGCAAGCAGGAGTATGCCTGGGCCTATGAGACGTACGGCGACGAGGTGCCCGACCCGCTCGATCCGGCAACGCTGCAATCGGCCGTGATCGACTGGACAGGCCACACGCCGGAGCAGGATGCACGTCTCGCGCTGGTGCGGGAGCTGCTCGCACTTCGCCACAAAGAGATCGCGCCACGACTGAAAGGTGCGCGCTTCGGTGATGCCGCCGTGGCCGATAGCGGCCTGCTCACCGCGCATTGGCACATGGGGGATGGCACGACGTTGCGCCTCGTCGCCAATCTCTCCGACAAGGACGCCGCATATTCCGGCGGTGTGGGCACCCTGATCTGGGGCGGCGCGACCGGCGACCGGCTTGCGCCCTGGTCGGTGGTCTGGCGCCTCGGAGCTTGACATGCCTTCAGCCGTTCCTCTCGCAACCTACCGGCTTCAGCTCACCGCGGATTTCGACTTCGACAAGGCCGCCGCGGTCGTGCCCTATCTGAAGGCGCTGGGAATCACGCATCTCTACACCTCGCCGGTGATGAAGGCCCGCAAGGGCTCGACGCACGGCTATGACACCGTCGACCACAGCCAGTTCAATCCGGAGCTCGGCGGCGAGGCCGGCTTCGCCCGGCTGAGCGAGGCGCTGACGCGACACGACCTCGGCCTCATCATCGATTTCGTACCGAACCATGTCGGCGTCCACTTTGCCGACAATCCCTGGTGGCTGGACGTGCTGGAATGGGGCCAGGCCTCGCCGCACGCCGTCTCCTTCGATATCGACTGGGATCAACTGGCTTTCCGCGCCCGTGGCGGCGTGCTGCTGCCGATCCTCGGAGCGTCCTATGGCGAAGCGCTCGAGAGTGGCGATATCGAGCTGCGCTACGATGCCAATGAAGGTAGTTTCTCCGCCTGGTATTTCGAGCATCGATTGCCGATCGCGCCGGAGCGTTATGGCGAGATGCTGCGGATGATCGTGAAGGAAGCCGACGCCGCCGAGTCCGAGGCCGGCAAGCGCATGCTGTCGCTCGCGGCGCGCTACACGGGACTGCGCCGTCCCAACCGCAAGGAAGCGCCCGGCTTCAAGGCGGAGCTCAGGGAGATCGCAGGCAGCGCCGACATCATCGCGCGCGGCCTCGGCGCGTATCGCGCCGCCAAGGACCGCCCCGCGCAGACGCTGGCGCTGCATCATTTGCTGGAGCGCCAGCACTACAAGCTCGGGCACTGGCGGCTTGCCTCCAGCGACATCAACTATCGCCGCTTCTTCGACGTCAACGGGCTCGCCGGCATGCGCGTCGAGGATCCCGGCACGTTCGCCGCCACGCACCGGCTGGTGAAGCAACTCATTGCCGAACGCAAACTGCAAGGCATCCGGCTTGATCATATCGACGGGCTGCGCGATCCCGCGCAATATTGCCAGCGGCTGCGCCGGCTGGTGCGTGACGCGCAGGGCACCACAAAACCGTTCTATACGGTGATCGAGAAGATCCTGTGCGAGCACGAGCGCCTGCCGCATTTCGCCGGCGTCCAGGGCACCACCGGCTATGAGTGGATGAATGCCATCACTCACGTTCTGGTCGACGCCAAGGGGCTGGAGGCCCTCGACGAGATCTGGCGGCAGATCAGCAACCGGCCGCCACGGCTGGCGCCTTACGTCAAGGACGCCAAAAGGCGCGTGCTGGAGACGCTGCTGACCAGCGAATTCACCGTTCTGACGCGCCTGCTTGCGCGCATCGCCAACGGGCACTATTCGACCCGCGACTTTTCCGCCGACAGCCTGCGGCAGGCGCTCGAGCTCTATGTGCTGCATTTCCCGGTGTACCGCACCTATTTGACGACAGGCGCGCCGACGGCGAACGATCGCAAGCTGATCGACGACACCATCGAGCAAGCGCGCCGGGAATGGTTCGCCGCAGACGAAGGCATTTTCGACTTCCTGCGCGACGCGCTCACCATGGATCTGCTCAAGCCCGGCCGTCCTCCGCACAGTGCCCCGAGGGTGCGCCGCTTTGCGCTGAAGGTGCAGCAATTCACCGGCCCGATGATGGCGAAGTCGCTGGAGGACACTGCCTTCTATCAATTCCACCGGCTACTCGCCCTGAACGAAGTCGGCGGCGATCCCGCGAGCAAGGGCCTCACCATTTCCGCTTTCCACGACACCATGCAGGCTCGCGCCAGGGAATGGCCGCAAGGGATGACGGCGACCGCCACGCACGACACCAAACGTGGCGAGGACGCCCGGGCGCGGGTCGCCGCCTTAAGTGAAATTCCCGGCGAATGGACCAGCGCGGTCGCGCGCTGGAAAGTCCTCAACGCACCGCACATCGCGCTCGACGGTAATCTGCGCGCTCCGTCGGCCACGTTCGAATACATGCTCTACCAGACGCTGCTCGGCGCCTGGCCGCTTGTGGAGACGGCCGATGCCGGTTTCGTCGCGCGTATCCAGGCCTATGCGCTCAAGGCCGCGCGCGAGGGCAAGGAGGAGACGAGCTGGCTCAACCCGCACGAGGCCTATGAGAACGGCGTCAAGAGCTTCATCGCGAAGATCCTCGATCCCGCGCTGTCAGGCGAATTCCTCGAGGCGCTGCAAACCTTGGCTCGCCGCGTCGCGCTGCTCGGCGCGCTGAATGCGCTGAGCCAGCTCACGCTCAAGGCGACGCTGCCGGGCGTGCCCGACTTCTACCAAGGCACCGAATTCTGGGACCTGTCGCTGGTCGATCCCGACAACCGGCGTCCGGTGGATTTCTCCGCGCGACACGCGGCGCTGGGCACGCTGGACAATCCGGACTGGAATCACCTGATCAAGAGCTGGCCGGACGGCCAGCTCAAGCTGGCCTGGACGCGGCACCTGCTCAAGCTGCGCAGCGAGCTGCCCGACGTCTTCGCGCGAGGTGACTACCAGCCGCTTCAGGTGCGGGGCGCACATGCCGAGCATGTCGTGGCCTTTGCCCGCCGCCACGGCCGCGCTGCAGTGATCGTCGCGGTCGGGCGCCACTTCGCACCTTTCACGCAAGCCGGACGCGAATGGCCGGCGCTCGATGGGGCCGACGCCACCATCGACGTCACGGGCTACAACGTGCCGGGTTTAGCCGGCAACGATCTGCCGCTCGCGCAGGCGCTTCGCGGTTTTCCCGCTTCTGTGATCCCGGCGCGCCCCGCGGGTGCGACGAAGCCGGTCCGGCAGCGCGCCCGCGCTTGAACGCTAACTTTTCGCGTCTTTGCCCAACAGCAGCTGGCCACGTTTGCGGATCGTGGCCTGCGCCATCTCAGCAAAGCGCTGCAATAGCCAGGGCAGCACGACCTGCACCTTGACATGATCGTCGGCGACGTCGACCTGCCCCGTCGCGATCTGCCCGAGCGCGCGGATGCGGAAATTCATGCTGTCGCCGCTCCAGCGCTCCTCCTCGACCTGCATCACGGGAATGCTTGCCGCAGCACGGCCGAGCCCAGTCTTGAGCCGGCGCACCGCCTCCTCGCGGCCGAGGCGGTGGGGAATGGAGACGACAAGCGGTGCTGACATGGCTCTGCCCGGTTAGTGATTGAACCTCACATAGTCATGCCCGCCGGTACCACAAAGGTTCCATGCAAGTTGCGCGTGCACCCGGTGTTTCATTGGCGGAACTTTAGAACCTGCGGCAAGTTGCCCTCGCACCACGGGACAGGTTGCAAACGACCCTTCAACGAAGGGCTGGAGGAGATTTCCGCATGTCTATCGGTACGATCATTCTGATCATTTTGGTCATCGCGCTGCTCGGCGGCTTCAGCGGCATCGGCGGCGGCCCGTTCTACGGCACCGGCTATTACGGCGGCGGCGGCCTCGGGCTAGTCATCGTGATCTTGCTGATCCTGTTACTGCTGGGACGGATCTAGCGACCGAGCGAATATCTAGTAGGGTGGGCAAAGGCGCAACGCGCCGTGCCCACCTTTTTGCTCGGCCGAGGAGAGGATGGTGGGCACGCTTCGCTTTGCCCACCCTACTTCGTTTTCCCGGCGAGCTTCTTGATCGCGGCCTTGATCGACGCGGCGGCATCGTCATAACCATCCCACGCCTTCGACCGCGGCAGCAGCCCCGGCACGCTGCGCAGCGTGTAGCGCTTCGGATCGAGATCGGTCTTCACCTGCGCCCAGGTGAGCGGCATCGACACGGTGGCGCCGGCGCGCGCACGCGGCGACAGAGGGGCCACCGCCGTCGACATGCGGTCGTTGCGCAAATAGTCCAGGAAGATCTTTCCCTCTCGCAACTTCTTCGACATGTTGAGCAGGTAGCGCTCGGGAGCGTCGTCCGCCATCCACTGGCAGACGCCTTGTGCGAAGGCCTTGGCCTCCTTCCAGCTCACCTGATCGCCCGCGCCATGACGCAGCGGTACCACGACGTGCAGGCCCTTGCCGCCGGTGGTCTTGCAGAAGCTTTCCATGCCGATGTCGGTCAGCCGCTGCCGCATCTCCTTGGCGGCCTCGACGACCTCGGCGAAGACGACGTCGGGCGCCGGGTCGAGATCGAACACCAGCCGGCCCGGGATATCGTAGGCGTAGGGCGCGCAGTTCCAGGGATGCAGCTCGACGCCACCAATCTGTGCTACGGCCGCGAGCCCCTCGACCCGATCGATCTGCAGGTAAGGCTTGCGGTCGCCGGAGACCCGCGCGAGCTCAAGAAGGTTCGAGGTGCCCTGCATGGCGTGGCGCTGGAAGAAGCATTCGCCCTTGATGCCGTCCGGGGCGCGGATCAGCGAGCACGGCCGGCCCTTGAGGTGCAGGATCATCCATTCGCCGACGGCTTCGAGATAGCGCGCGAGATCCAGCTTGGTGACCGGATCGCCATTGCCGTCGTCCGGCCAGAGCTGCTTGTCCGGCTTGGAGATGACGACTCCCATCACTTCGGCACTGCCGCCAGCCTGGGCCGTTCGTGCGCCAGTCTTCGCTTGCGCGCGCGGCTTGGCGCGCCGCTTCGTCGAAGGCTCGGCAAGCTCCGTATCCACCGGTGTCTCCGCCTCGACCTCCTCCGCCGGTTTGTCCTGCCGCAGCCCCTTGAAGGCGGCTTGGCGGATATTGCCGTCGGCGGTGAAGCCGGCGAACTCGATCTCCGCCACGAGCTCCGGCTTCAGCCAGTGCACCTCGCGCGCTTTCTTCGGTGCGTTCTTGCCGCCGAACGGGCTTTGCTTCGCCTCCATGGCCTTGAGGGACGGCATGATGCGCTTGACCTTGTCGGCGCCGAAGCCGGTGCCGACCATGCCGACGAAGGCGAGATGATCGCCACGGTGCACGCCCGCCATCAGCGAGCGGAATTTGCCGTTGGTGGTCTTGTAGCCGCCGATCACGACCTCATGGCCGGCGCGGCATTTGGCCTTGGTCCAGCTTTCCGTCCGCCCCGAACGATAAGGCGCGTCGAGCTTCTTCGACACCACGCCCTCAAGCTCGAGCTTGCAGGCCGATTGCAGCACGGCGTCGCCGCCGCTTTCGAAATGCTCGACATAGCGAATCTGGCTCGATTTCTTCTTACGTGCCTCCAGGAGCTCCTTAAGGCGGTCCTTGCGCTCCCCGAGCGGTAGCCGCCGCAAATCGAGGCCTTCGACGAACAGGAGGTCGAAGGCGAAGAAGATGAGCTCGTCGGTCTTGCCGTCCGACAGCGCGGCCTGGAGTGACGAAAAATTGGGTGCTCCGTTGTGATCGAGCGCGACGATCTCGCCGTCGATCATCATATCCGGCAACGCGCCCGCCTCCTTCGCGATGCTTGCGAATTTTTCGGTCCAGTCGAGGCCTTTGCGCGTCTTCAACGTCGCCTTGCCGCCCTCGACCCGCAGCTGCACGCGGTAGCCGTCGAACTTGATCTCGTGGCACCAGCCGTCGCCACCCGGCGGGCGCTCGACCGAGGTGCAGAGCTGCGGCGCGACGAAGTCCGGCATCTCCGCCGCCTTCTTCGCGGTCGTGGCGGTCGTGGCTTTCTTCTTTGCCGTTTTGCCGGTTTTCAACGCCGCGCGGGGCGTCGGCTTGACCGTGCGCTCTTTCGCCTCGTCCGCCCGGTTGGACTGCCAGACCGCGTCGGCCTTGGCCTTGGTGCCCTTCGCCAGCATGAACGGTTTTGGCGCGCGCCCCTTGCCTCCGGCGATCTGCTCCATCGG
This genomic window contains:
- the glgB gene encoding 1,4-alpha-glucan branching protein GlgB, whose protein sequence is MPKLPAEAYAIIEGRHSDPFHYLGLHPEGDKSVVRAFLPDASNVEAVGEHGEVAKLDRVHDSGLFIGALPNGAKHYQLRAKFGDNVIEFEDTYRFPPILTDFDLYLLGEGTHQRLYDKLGAHPMRLEGIDGIGFVVLAPNARRVSVVGDFNFWDGRRHPMRVRGAGYWELFIPHAKAGDHYKFEIIGPHGHLLPLKSDPMAFASEVRPKTASIVFDEAHLPRPRPAPDGINALSAPMSIYEVHLGSWRRKNGNEWLTYRELAEQLPAYARDMGFTHLEFLPVSEHPFDGSWGYQPTGLYAPTSRFGTPEDFAALVDACHREGVGVLLDWVPGHFPDDPHGLGSFDGTALYEHANPLQGRHLDWGTLIYNYGRTEVTNFLVSNALFWLERYAIDGLRVDAVASMLYLDYSRPPGAWIPNQHGGRENIEAIAFLRRFNTELFARFPQATTAAEESTAWPQVSRPVEFGGLGFGYKWNMGWMHDTLNYISKDPIHRKHHHGDILFGLHYAFSENFVLPLSHDEVVHGKRSILGRMPGDEWQRFANLRAYYSFMFGHPGKKLLFMGAEIAQSREWNHDQSLDWHLLEYKPHSGIQALIRDLNRLYRAVPALHQMDCEQAGFEWLITDDANRNVFAWLRKGFDEHARCMVIVNFSPNVHRNYRVRAPLGGKWKEVFNSDSAHYGGSNVGNIGEVHAVNGELRLTIPPLAAIFLVPES
- the treZ gene encoding malto-oligosyltrehalose trehalohydrolase encodes the protein MRPSFGARPTKDGVSFRLWAPAARRVDLLLDRRHAMQRRQDGWYVAEIANLPVGSNYKFRIDDEIDVPDPASAFQPDDVFGPSEVIDHDAFAWHASDWRGRPWEETVLIETHVGTFTAEGTYRAMIDKLDHLVATGITAVELMPLADFAGRRGWGYDGVLWYAPDSAYGHPDDLKRLIDEAHLRGLMMFLDVVYNHFGPEGNYLGRYAPTFFTDAHTPWGSAIDYRVPQVRAFAVENALSWLSDYRFDGLRLDAANHIMAIPGEQSMLQDLSVAAGELAKATGRHIHLVLENGDNRASLLDAAQEPPNGKYRAQWNDDYHHVWHVMLTGELAGYYADYQTPRLDLARALASGFIYQGEISEFWGKQPRGEKSDELPPATFVNFLQNHDQIGNRPLGDRLESLASPKQIEAALAVTLLAPMVPMLFQGEEWGSTVPFPFFCDFQGGLADAVRKGRKQEYAWAYETYGDEVPDPLDPATLQSAVIDWTGHTPEQDARLALVRELLALRHKEIAPRLKGARFGDAAVADSGLLTAHWHMGDGTTLRLVANLSDKDAAYSGGVGTLIWGGATGDRLAPWSVVWRLGA
- the glgX gene encoding glycogen debranching protein GlgX, which encodes MRLTAGSPARLGASWDGRGTNFALFSANAQKVELCLFDMQGRRELERVELPERTEDVWHGYLNDVSPGQLYGYRVHGPYEPEHGHRFNANKLLLDPYAKRLSGRLVWSDAHFAYRTGSPREDLSFDRRDNARGMPKAVVVDETFNWGRREIRPNIPWEDTIIYEAHVKGLTQKRDDVPPNLRGTYGGLSSPAMIEHLKKLGVTTVELLPVHAFIDDRILVEKKLANYWGYNTLSFFAPEARYAQDNALDSFRTTVARLHDAGIEVMLDVVYNHTAEGNHLGPTLCYRGIDNASYYWLNRENPRYYDDFTGCGSSVNLTHPRVLQMVMDSLRYWVEVCHVDGFRFDLATTLARGPNGYDRGSSFLTAIRQDPVLASVKLVAEPWDLGLGGYQVGAFPSQWSEWNDRYRSAMRRYWSGEGSLIGDISSRMTASSDLFNHDGRRPRASVNHITVHDGFTLADLFSYNEKHNEANGEDNRDGSNDNHSNNCGVEGPTDDPQIVSLRRQLRKNVLACLMLAQGIPLILAGDEVGNSQSGNNNAYCQDNEVGWVGWDNLGKDGDDMVDFVAELADIRRRFSQLRSHRWLDGRPKDGISYGALWLTPAGDEMTESDWKFPEGRFLSYVMGPMEPGSAAIFIVLNAAPEEIAFKLPKMTEYKRWQQILNTTDAKLNTVDFQPGSDSKAPPRSVLAFAGAL
- the treY gene encoding malto-oligosyltrehalose synthase, whose translation is MPSAVPLATYRLQLTADFDFDKAAAVVPYLKALGITHLYTSPVMKARKGSTHGYDTVDHSQFNPELGGEAGFARLSEALTRHDLGLIIDFVPNHVGVHFADNPWWLDVLEWGQASPHAVSFDIDWDQLAFRARGGVLLPILGASYGEALESGDIELRYDANEGSFSAWYFEHRLPIAPERYGEMLRMIVKEADAAESEAGKRMLSLAARYTGLRRPNRKEAPGFKAELREIAGSADIIARGLGAYRAAKDRPAQTLALHHLLERQHYKLGHWRLASSDINYRRFFDVNGLAGMRVEDPGTFAATHRLVKQLIAERKLQGIRLDHIDGLRDPAQYCQRLRRLVRDAQGTTKPFYTVIEKILCEHERLPHFAGVQGTTGYEWMNAITHVLVDAKGLEALDEIWRQISNRPPRLAPYVKDAKRRVLETLLTSEFTVLTRLLARIANGHYSTRDFSADSLRQALELYVLHFPVYRTYLTTGAPTANDRKLIDDTIEQARREWFAADEGIFDFLRDALTMDLLKPGRPPHSAPRVRRFALKVQQFTGPMMAKSLEDTAFYQFHRLLALNEVGGDPASKGLTISAFHDTMQARAREWPQGMTATATHDTKRGEDARARVAALSEIPGEWTSAVARWKVLNAPHIALDGNLRAPSATFEYMLYQTLLGAWPLVETADAGFVARIQAYALKAAREGKEETSWLNPHEAYENGVKSFIAKILDPALSGEFLEALQTLARRVALLGALNALSQLTLKATLPGVPDFYQGTEFWDLSLVDPDNRRPVDFSARHAALGTLDNPDWNHLIKSWPDGQLKLAWTRHLLKLRSELPDVFARGDYQPLQVRGAHAEHVVAFARRHGRAAVIVAVGRHFAPFTQAGREWPALDGADATIDVTGYNVPGLAGNDLPLAQALRGFPASVIPARPAGATKPVRQRARA